Within Aspergillus oryzae RIB40 DNA, chromosome 2, the genomic segment CCCTTCAGCATcggcctcatcctcaccagcCCCGACTCCCCGCGCCCCCGTAACAATACATCCTACCACAACAGTCGCAGACACAGTCATCCTCCACGGCACGCATCCGATCTCAATAGGCGCAGGAACGATAGTCCATCCCCGCGCCAAGTTCTACTCTTACGAAGGacccatcatcatcggcgagaACTGTATAATCAGTGAAAAGAGCACCATCGGCGCCGCGCCCACCCAGCCTCCCTCGTTTCTCAGAGAATCGCGCACATCAGACGGATTGCCCGTCCGTATATCCTCTTGTGTTACCGTTGGACCGCTAGCTACAATTCTACCTGGGGCACATATTCACTCTGCTGTTACAATTGAAGCACTCGCGACCGTCCATCGGCGCGTATCGATAGGCGCACATTCGAAGATCTGCTCAGGGTGTGAGGTTTCGGACAATGTGAAGATACGAGATTGGACTGTTGTGTGGGGGTCTGGAGCTGGCTTTGGGCAGAGAAGACGTACACGCGCGACGGAGAAAATGAGTTCGGCCACCGCTACAACACAGGGGATCCAGGCATTGGAAGGGAGAGTGATCGAGGATGCGAGACTGATGGTATTgcaaaaggagagagaggctcTTGTTAGACTTATTGGATCAGGAGGGGGTGGACGGAGAAGGTGAATCTGGTGGCTCGCCGGTTTGCTTCAGTATGCAGGCTCAAGGCATGCATATGATCTGttgttttttgcttttttttgCCCCCAAGTGCGCTTTATACCCTGATAGATTCTAATGAAATATGTTTTCTTGGCTATAGAAGAGGGCTACTGTGCGTAATTATTCAGTTGCTAGAAGACATAGACTGGACACTACACCCATTCGCTGAATCATGCAATCACAAAGTACAATATCAAATGTAataacaaaggaaatcaatGAGTCTTCTTATAACCACCGTTCTCCCCTAAAGGGGGCATATAAAAGATTTGGAATGTTCGTAGACGCTTTAGTCCTTGGTCAAACAAATTCAGGCGTAAAGGTACATTAATGAAAAGTTGAAGCAAAAACCTAGAAACAATAAATCAAATGTCTTTAAGAACCTCTTGCGTGACCACCACCTCTCATTCTCTTTCCAGCTCCTTCATTACcaccctctccaccatcgtCTCGGGCCCGCTTGTTTCCCTGAGGAACGAACTGGCGAGCTTGAGCATTCAGGTTTCCACGTGGGCTAGACTGCCCTTGTCCCTGGGGCAGGTTTGCAGTCTGGACATTCTGATGGCCACCTCGGCCATGACCCCCGCGGCCTCCGCGGCCTCGAGGGAGACCGGTGCCACGTTGGGATGGCTGGccttgctgttgttgttgaggctGGCCCTGGTTTTGCTGCGGTTGCTCTTGTTGCTGAGCCTGCCCACCAAATGGGTTCTGTTGCTGATGGCCACCACGCCCGCCTGTTCGACCTCCCCGTGCAACCGGCAACCCAGACTGGAGAGCTCTAAGAACTCCACTGTTAGCGCCAGCAGGAGGTTTACTTGGTAGCGATGTAGGCTGTTTATTCTGACTTTGTCCAAAGGGATTCACAGGCGCATTcgctgctggtggtgctgtGCCTTCGGTACtttgttgtggtggttgctgTTCTTGCTTTTGCTGTACATTTCCTTGGCCCTGAACTTCGGCTGGGGCAGGTCCCTTGGCTTGAGTGGCCGTCACTACAGAGCCGGTTGCTGCTGGGCCTTGCTGCTGGTTGACAGGCGCTGGAGTGGGCACTGGTGTCGGTGCTGGAGCCGGTGATGGGGTCGGTACCACTCCTGCCGCTGGTGTTGGCGTAGGTGTTGGCGCGGGCGCTGGTGACGCTACTTGTGCGGGCGATGCAGCCGATGCAAGCTTTTGGGTTTGAGGCGGAGCCTTAGTTGTCTTCGCTATTTCCCACACCTCAACAACAGGCTTCTGAGGAGTCTCGGTGGCCGCCTTCTGAACAACGTCGATCTTCGCCTGCGCATTTCTACACCGTGTATCAAGCATACTGATCTTGACCAACGTTTTCTTATCAGATAGCTCGACGGCTGATTTGATTCTCTCTTCAACACCTTCCTCGTGAGCCTTCTTGatggcttccttctcctcattgAACTTTTGCTCCATGGAAGCCAAGGTTTCCTGGCTCACACCTGCCGAAGGCTGAGCCCcctgtttctctctctccttaGCAAGCATGGTCCGGATATTGTTTCGAATAATGGTCCGAATGGTTTCGTTCTTAGCAACCAGTGCTTTAGCTTGCTCATCGGTGAGTTGCGGTAGTTCTCCTTCCGTCTTTGCAGGAGTTGCGGGGGCCTGGTTTGGTTTCGACACAGGGGTTCCAGGTTCTTGCGGTTGTGATGCGGCCTGTTGATTAGTCCTCaacttttctatctcttgtCGGTGGGCCGTCCTGACTTCAGCCATCTTGTTGTTGAAAGtctccttcaatttctctATACGTTCTTTAGCTTTCGTCTCGTGCTCGGCATCCTTAGCGGCTATAGCGGCATCCTTCTCCGCCAAAGCAGCCTCCTTTTCGGCAAGAGCAGCTTCCAGGCGTTGCACCTTCTCTTCAAGTGCCTTTACTCTTTCATCATCGCTAGGAACAGGCAGTTGAGTGGTCGGTCCAGGGAACTGAGATGCGGGCGTCGAGTCTACACCAGAGCCGGCTGGTTTTTCTTCAACAGCTGGTGCAGCTGGCTTCTCAGCCAACTTGGCTTTCAACCCGCTCaactcttccttggtggtcttcaattcctcttGAATgacttccttctcctgcacCACCGTATTCAACTCCAGCTGCTTAGCGTTAATACGGCCAGTAAGTTCCTTAGACCTAGCCTTGAACTGTTCCGTAAGCTTTGCACGCAATTCCTGCACCCTCTCCTCTGCGTGCTTCAGTTGCTCTGGGAACGCAGCTGCTTGTTCCTGTAAGGTGTCGCGAGATGACACGGCTTCGTCCCGCTCTTTCTGCAGAGTCTCCAGTTTCTCCTTCAACCCTTCCATCTCAGCTGGGTCAACACGATCGTATTTCTGGAGAATATTCTGGGTTCGCTGTTGCCACCTGTCACGGTCTGCTTGTAAAAGCTTCATCTCCCCATCTTTCGTCTCCACTACATTCTCAAGTTCCCTTATCCGCGTTTCCAGGGGCTCCATCTGTTGcacaagctcatcaacacgTGCAGACTTCTCTGAAAGGGCGGTTTCCGCTTGCTTGACCTGATTACGCAACGTAACACTGCTTTCCCGGAAAAGATTAAGTTCGTTCAAGGTCTCCATGAGTTTGTTGTGGCTCAGAGCGGTATGCTCGCTGTCAGCAGCAGCGCGACGTTGCTGTTCAAGTTTCAGCCTCGCCTCGTCCAGTTGAGATTGCGTATATTCGAGCTGCTGGCGCAAACGTTTACTTTCTTGTGTTGAGAGATGATACTGAACATCAACAATTTCCTTCTCACGACGCAGGAATTTGATAACCTCttgaagaccttccaagTTGGGTGCAGAGCTTTCGGCTTCGTCTTCGGTCTCAGCAATGTTGGCACGGTCCCGCTGTAAAGCAGAGATTTGGTTCGTAATATTCTCAAGCTGTGAGTGAAGCAAGGAATTCTGGTGCAAGACCTCCTCACGGCGTTTCTGCAGCTCAGATAGTTCACTTTCATACCTGTCTTTCAGCTCATTCCAactttcctctttttgtGTCAGATCTTTCTTGTACGTGTCGGCTTGGGCGCGGGATTCAACAAGCTCAAGCTTCAACTGGTTAGCTTCTGAGCGAACTAGCTGTAGGTTCTTCGCAGCCTCGGCATGCTTGACCAATTCGCTTTCATAGTTTTGCTGGGCGTGCTGTGAAATTTCTGCCTGAGCCTTCAGGTCTGCTTGATGGTATTGGGCTGCGGCAAGCTGGCGTTCATTCTCGTCCTTCAGTCTTGTGATCTCAGCTTCCAGGTGAGACTTTTGCTCCTCAAGGCGGCGGGCAACATCTCCTTGCTCGTCGCGGAGTTTAGATAGTTCACTATTGGTAGTAGAAAGCTCGGACGAGATTTCTTCAATCCGTTTTTCAAGGTCCTGaatcttcttatccttctcttcaacaaGACGTTCTGTTTCCTCACGATACTGTTCGTGTGTCTCGGTGACAGACTCCAAGCGTTCCTCAGCCCCCTGACTGATTGCCCTATAGTCCTCCACCTGTTCCTTAGCATGCTCTAGCTCACCCTTCGCCAAGTCAAGATCACGCTTTAACTCAGCAACTTGGATACCCAACTCCTGCTCACGTGTCAAACCAGACTCTTGTGCACCATCTTCCATAGTTGTAGGCGCCTCAGTTGGGGCAGCGGACACGCTAGGTCTCGACTGCATTACTTGCAGGCGCTCCTCAGCACTCCGGAGCTCAACAGTCAACTCATCCACCCTAGACTGCAAATGGTCTCTAGTTGTCTTGATACTAACGAGTTCTTCCCTAGTCGATCCCAAGCTTGTCACCAAATCATCAATCCGTTTCTGACTTTGCTCATGCTCATACTCTCTCCGCAGGGCCGCCTTCTTCGATTCTTCAACCTCATCGTTGAGTTTCCGTTTAGTAGATTGCAACTCGGACTCAAGTGATTCAACGTTGAGCTGCAGGCGACGACGGCTCTCTGAATCAGTGTGCTCGCGTTCATTTAGAATTGTCTGCAAGTTAGCATTGAGGGAGTCAAGCCTGCTTCTCTCATTCCGTAATGTCTCGTTGTCTTCAATTAATCTTCTctcgatattcttccaaagttccttctcagccttcaggTTTGCGTTCTCCCGTTGGAGGCTTTCAACAAGACCCTTGGTTTCCACTAAATCTTCAGCTGCTTGCTGTGTCTTTATGTCTTGACGGTTGGCATTCTCAAACAGCGCAGCATAGCGTTTCTGGAGTTCGGCGTTTTCGCTCTTAAGCATGTTGAAATTACTTTGCAATAGTTCCGCCCTCTGGGTAGCAGCACCCAGCTGACTGCTGGACCGGCTAATCTCACTCATCAACTCActgttcttcctcgacaACTCATTTACTTGTTGCTTGAGGGCGGAATGATCAGTGGCAGACTCTTCGCGGAAGCTGTCAAAGTGTGCTTGCACCTTGCGGAGTAGCTCGGCATAATCAGGTGCGTCCTTCATATGCTCATCGGCAGCACCAGGCGGTGCGGCGCCGAGTGGGAGAGACTgagagaaagcagaagaatCACCGACAGTCTGACGCCGACGTGTGAGCATACTCCGGAAAGTGTCACGTTCCTTCACGTAGCTCTTCGTCTGAGCTACAAGATTTGCAATCTCATCGCGATATGTCTGCACTCTGATCCTCAACTCCTTCAGTTCTTCCTGCTCTTGTTGACGGACAGCATCCTTCTCCCGAGCCTCAGCGCCCTCCATCTTATCACCGAGTTCTCTCAACATTCGTCGGAGGGTCACGTTCTGTTCCTGAAGTTCATGGAGGTCCTTAAACGTCATCAGGTTCTGGCTAATGAAGCGGCCCGTAGGGGTGAGCTCTGCAGCGGCATCCTCGACCTCCTTTCGAGCTAtcttctcaagctcttccCTGTCGTAGCTaccttcaccttccttcAAAACGGCGATTTCCAACACCAAAACCTTCACCTGTGCACTCAGATCTCTGAGCTGCTGGCGCAGAATATCCCCTTCACGAGCTAAGCCCTCCACCTGACCTTGCCATTTCCTTGCTTCCTTCGTTGCGTCAtccctctcctttccagcagtTTCGAGAATGTTAGACATTTCGACAACAGCATTCTCGAGTCTTGCGTGATCAGCGCGCAGCTCGTCTATCTCAGGCTTACTTGCTTCAAGGTCCTGAACCATCTCGTCCAAAGTTGACCGGAGTTCTTGGCTCGTCTTTTGTTCCGCGGCCAGTAGTGTTCGCATCTTGTCATATTCCGTATACATTTGCGTGAGAGTGAGGCCACCCTTGCCTCGAGAGGCTCTAGGCGAAAAAGTACCAACCGGGGTACCAGGACGAACAGGTGTGCTAGGCCCTCCGTTTAAGCCTGGTGCTGGGCTCATGgacctccttccagcgacaCCCTCAGACTCAAGTTGGCTCACTGTGAGCTCAAGTTCAGCGATGCGGCGCTCGGCGGCTTCTTTGTCAGAATGTTCCGTTTCAACCTCCACACGGAGTCGGGATATCTCCTCTGCCGCATCGTCCCTCGCTTTTTCTAAGGCCAATTGACATTCCTGCACTCGTTGTTTGGCGGTTTCCGCGGCATTTCCTTGCAGTTCGGCGAGTCTGTTCGCACTGTCCAATTCGATTCTGAACGATTCAGCCGTTTGGATGGCCTCCTCCTTCAGCTGTTGGATGCTCGAAAGCGACTCTTCATATCGCTGCTCCACCTCATCGAGCCGGCTCTTAAGGGCATTTTCGCTGCGTCTCAAGGAGTCGATGGTCGCACTAGCCTCCTCATTCTCGCGCTGAAGCTCAGCGATCCTAGCACTCTTTTCCTTTCGGAACTTTAGGTACTCGGCAGACTTCGTCTTCAGTTCTGTTTCAAACCAttcgttgttcttctttgtcaaaTCCAAGTCCTGTTGGAGACTCTGTTCGCGGAAACGGGCACTCGCGGATGCCGAGTTTGCAGCCTGAAGGTTCTGctcagcagaagaaagtTCACGTCTCAATTCAATGGTTTTCTTGTGTTGCGTCGACAGCTCCTCCGCTAGCTTATCGTATGCTGCAGACTTTGACTCAAGAAGTGCTAGTGTGTCCCTGTTTGAGGCTTCAAGAGAGGAGATGCGGGATTTCAAAGAGCTAACTTCGGATTCATtggaggtagaagaagattTCAAGGAGGCGATCTCGGATTCCAGGCTGGATCGGATATTTTCTATAGCATATAAGCAATTGCATCACAGCGCAGCATCGATAACACAAACCAGATTCATGTAATTTCTTCCTAGATTCCTCAACTTCTGCATGGCCCTTCTCGACAGAGCTCTTCAagaccttgaccttggacTCACTGCTGCGAACCGCGTTTTCAAGCTCTACCTCCAGGCGAAGCTTATCGGACTTCAGATCATCGTATTCCCGGGCCTTCTTTGTGATCGCTTCTAGGAGTTGATTCACTAATTCAACGGTAGGAGCTTGGGTAAGAGTAGTAAGCGTTGACTCCGCGATGGAGTAATGAGAGGACAGGTAAGGCAATTCAATCGTAACGGAAGCCATGGCGCCCTAGGTTGACAGCAGCACGAAGCCGCTTAGCCTTATAGACGGTTAATCAAGAATGCCCCAGAGCAATCGTCGTGTACCTAAGTGACAGACGATGTTGCTGCAGGTGTAACATGCACTGTCTTTGACACGTGCACACAGCGCTCAGGGTTGCAATTAGGTCATGACGACATCAAAAGAGAGATGTCTATGAGAGGTAACAGAGGCGAAGTGAAGATAAAACCTCTGTGGAATGATGAATAATAGATTATGGACAAAGGGTGAAGAGTGACGCTTTGCATTCGGGCTGCTGGGTTACAGCTCCCAACGCGGTTAAGCGCGCCGATGCCATCACGTGAGGTGTTACTCCGGATGAACAGGAGGCTATGGCTACAGCAGCAAAGAACAGCGCATTACCAAGCCCAACAAAGGCTGCTGACAGCCTACTCGGTGCGCCATACTCCAGGGAAGACTTGCATATCTCTAGGTGGCTGTATTTCTCTTTGGACTTTCGAATGAGCTTGTGCGACCTCTACTTGAGCTCTGTTTGGCTCCGGTGAGCCAAGCCTTGCCTCATCTTACTAACCTCTGGACCCTTCACGTCACCTTTCTTCTCAACTGTGGGTTTGGCTTTGCTTGATAACTTGCAACCATGTcgcatcttcagcagcaaCTTAAAAGCTTCAACGCTGGCGTCGTGGCTGCTGCGGCTCGCATGCCGCAGCAGAGACGGTTCGTCCATAACAACTCTGCCAGTAGTTCACAAGTaccatcttcgacctctACACCCACCCCGAGCGGCGATGTCAAGCGGAAAAGGCAGGATGCAGATATTGTCTACTCGCAGCCTGCCAATACTGGCACAGGCAAGGATATTATGACACAGGTCATCTTCGCAATCGAGCATATGAAAAACAAGGGCATTCCTCTCAGGTTCACAGATATTGTCTCCtacctttctcttcaacatcggGCGAATGATCAGGGTTATGTCCAGGCACTACGGAGCATCCTTCAGATGCACGAGAAGGTCTTGTACGATCCTAGTGGAGCAAACGGAGAAGGCACATTCAGCTTTCGCCCACCACATAATATCCGCACTGCTGAGCAGTTGCTCCAGAAACTCCAGTCGCAGTCTACCGCTGCTGGAATGAGTGTTCGTGAGCTGCGGGAAGGCTGGCCAAATGTGGAAGACACTATCAATCAActtgagaaagaaggaaaacttCTTGTTACTCGCAACAAAAAGGACGACCATGCGAAGATGGTGTGGGCCAATGATCCATCCTTGATACAACACTTCGATGACGAGTTCCGTCAGATTTGGGAGAAGATCAGAGTTCCCGACCAGCAGGCTGTCaaagaggaattggagaAGGCCGGGATTACACCCACGAACAAAAACAAGGTCACCAAAGCTCGGCCCAAAATCGAACAcaaaaaggtcaagaagcCTCGTCGCAGCGGCAAAACGACTAACACCCATATGATGGGTGTCTTGAGAGATTACTCTCATCTCAAACGATGACTGAAGCGTTTACGCTATAGGGAAACTAAAAAATGTTGAGTATTGGCTTCTGCAGTTGCGCTTTCCAATTGCGCATTGCGTTGAGATTGAATTATAGAGACCGGCACGACCATGATGAAGATCGGTTTTATTGCATCAACCGGCGTCTTAGGGGAAATATACACCGGGAACCTGAGTTTCATCACACGACTAAAAGTCTGACTAGCATCTTCGCTCATTGCCAGTTGCTGTTTgtaaaatatattaataaaatatagataCCCAAAACCGTGGCATGGAGTAATATAACTGCGTAGATCACGATGCTCTCCGGATGATACCCGATTTTACGAAACCATAACTGAATCATCAACACATATTCTATTGCGATCTACTTCGGGAAGGGAAGATAGGCATGTCTCTTGAGCGCGCTGCACGCATAAATCGGCAACAGCCTCGGTGTCACTGGGAGTAGTACTACCTTAAAGGGAAGTGGGATTTAGCGTCCAATGCAAAAGTATCTTCAGGTTTTGGTACAGTTTTGATTTTTTCGCACGCAAAACTTCAAAAACATGGCCAATTTAAATTATTTTGAGTTCTGGTTGATGTTCTAAAATCAGGACTATCAAAATTTTGCGCGCgaaaattagaaaaatgCGCCAAGAATTGAAGATAGTTTTGCATACGATACATGGAGTTATCACCCGCGGCACTGATTTTACATACATGACAAACCATTAGTGATCGACTCAAGTCCGGACCTCccactctt encodes:
- a CDS encoding transferase hexapeptide domain protein (predicted protein); its protein translation is MDPRQSQVHLKPPPPQHVRPSASASSSPAPTPRAPVTIHPTTTVADTVILHGTHPISIGAGTIVHPRAKFYSYEGPIIIGENCIISEKSTIGAAPTQPPSFLRESRTSDGLPHSRPSIGAYR
- a CDS encoding transcription factor TFIIE subunit TFA2 (transcription initiation factor IIE, beta subunit), which encodes MSHLQQQLKSFNAGVVAAAARMPQQRRFVHNNSASSSQVPSSTSTPTPSGDVKRKRQDADIVYSQPANTGTGKDIMTQVIFAIEHMKNKGIPLRFTDIVSYLSLQHRANDQGYVQALRSILQMHEKVLYDPSGANGEGTFSFRPPHNIRTAEQLLQKLQSQSTAAGMSVRELREGWPNVEDTINQLEKEGKLLVTRNKKDDHAKMVWANDPSLIQHFDDEFRQIWEKIRVPDQQAVKEELEKAGITPTNKNKVTKARPKIEHKKVKKPRRSGKTTNTHMMGVLRDYSHLKR
- a CDS encoding putative filament-forming protein (Tpr/p270) (uncharacterized conserved coiled-coil protein), with the protein product MASVTIELPYLSSHYSIAESTLTTLTQAPTVELVNQLLEAITKKAREYDDLKSDKLRLEVELENAVRSSESKVKVLKSSVEKGHAEVEESRKKLHESENIRSSLESEIASLKSSSTSNESEVSSLKSRISSLEASNRDTLALLESKSAAYDKLAEELSTQHKKTIELRRELSSAEQNLQAANSASASARFREQSLQQDLDLTKKNNEWFETELKTKSAEYLKFRKEKSARIAELQRENEEASATIDSLRRSENALKSRLDEVEQRYEESLSSIQQLKEEAIQTAESFRIELDSANRLAELQGNAAETAKQRVQECQLALEKARDDAAEEISRLRVEVETEHSDKEAAERRIAELELTVSQLESEGVAGRRSMSPAPGLNGGPSTPVRPGTPVGTFSPRASRGKGGLTLTQMYTEYDKMRTLLAAEQKTSQELRSTLDEMVQDLEASKPEIDELRADHARLENAVVEMSNILETAGKERDDATKEARKWQGQVEGLAREGDILRQQLRDLSAQVKVLVLEIAVLKEGEGSYDREELEKIARKEVEDAAAELTPTGRFISQNLMTFKDLHELQEQNVTLRRMLRELGDKMEGAEAREKDAVRQQEQEELKELRIRVQTYRDEIANLVAQTKSYVKERDTFRSMLTRRRQTVGDSSAFSQSLPLGAAPPGAADEHMKDAPDYAELLRKVQAHFDSFREESATDHSALKQQVNELSRKNSELMSEISRSSSQLGAATQRAELLQSNFNMLKSENAELQKRYAALFENANRQDIKTQQAAEDLVETKGLVESLQRENANLKAEKELWKNIERRLIEDNETLRNERSRLDSLNANLQTILNEREHTDSESRRRLQLNVESLESELQSTKRKLNDEVEESKKAALRREYEHEQSQKRIDDLVTSLGSTREELVSIKTTRDHLQSRVDELTVELRSAEERLQVMQSRPSVSAAPTEAPTTMEDGAQESGLTREQELGIQVAELKRDLDLAKGELEHAKEQVEDYRAISQGAEERLESVTETHEQYREETERLVEEKDKKIQDLEKRIEEISSELSTTNSELSKLRDEQGDVARRLEEQKSHLEAEITRLKDENERQLAAAQYHQADLKAQAEISQHAQQNYESELVKHAEAAKNLQLVRSEANQLKLELVESRAQADTYKKDLTQKEESWNELKDRYESELSELQKRREEVLHQNSLLHSQLENITNQISALQRDRANIAETEDEAESSAPNLEGLQEVIKFLRREKEIVDVQYHLSTQESKRLRQQLEYTQSQLDEARLKLEQQRRAAADSEHTALSHNKLMETLNELNLFRESSVTLRNQVKQAETALSEKSARVDELVQQMEPLETRIRELENVVETKDGEMKLLQADRDRWQQRTQNILQKYDRVDPAEMEGLKEKLETLQKERDEAVSSRDTLQEQAAAFPEQLKHAEERVQELRAKLTEQFKARSKELTGRINAKQLELNTVVQEKEVIQEELKTTKEELSGLKAKLAEKPAAPAVEEKPAGSGVDSTPASQFPGPTTQLPVPSDDERVKALEEKVQRLEAALAEKEAALAEKDAAIAAKDAEHETKAKERIEKLKETFNNKMAEVRTAHRQEIEKLRTNQQAASQPQEPGTPVSKPNQAPATPAKTEGELPQLTDEQAKALVAKNETIRTIIRNNIRTMLAKEREKQGAQPSAGVSQETLASMEQKFNEEKEAIKKAHEEGVEERIKSAVELSDKKTLVKISMLDTRCRNAQAKIDVVQKAATETPQKPVVEVWEIAKTTKAPPQTQKLASAASPAQVASPAPAPTPTPTPAAGVVPTPSPAPAPTPVPTPAPVNQQQGPAATGSVVTATQAKGPAPAEVQGQGNVQQKQEQQPPQQSTEGTAPPAANAPVNPFGQSQNKQPTSLPSKPPAGANSGVLRALQSGLPVARGGRTGGRGGHQQQNPFGGQAQQQEQPQQNQGQPQQQQQGQPSQRGTGLPRGRGGRGGHGRGGHQNVQTANLPQGQGQSSPRGNLNAQARQFVPQGNKRARDDGGEGGNEGAGKRMRGGGHARGS